The genomic region CATAGAGCTGGTCCGCCACGCCCCGGTGGTCCTCCCGGGTCTTCCCCGGCCCGATCCCGAGGTTCATGAGCCGGGACAGGCAGGGCAGGGCATCGACCGGCGGGTCCCCGCCGCGCCGGAAGATGTCCCGCGAGAGCACGATCTGGCCCTCGGTGATGTAGCCCGTGAGATCGGGCACCGGGTGGGTGATATCATCGTCCGGCATGGTCAGGATTGGGATCTGGGTGATCGACCCATGCTTTCCCTTCAGCCTCCCGGCCCGTTCGTAGATGGAGGCCAGGTCCGTGTACATGTAGCCCGGGTACCCGCGCCGGCCGGGCACTTCCTCGCGGGCGGTCGAGATCTCGCGGAGCGCTTCGCAGTAATTGATCATGTCGGTCAGGATCACGAGGACGTGGAGATCGTGTTCGAAGGCCAGGAACTCGGCGACCGTGAGGCCGCAGCGGGGGGCTGCGAGCCGTTCCACGGTCGGGTCGTCGGCAAGGTTCATGAAGAAGACCACGCGATCGAGCGCTCCCGTGCGCTCGAAGTCCTGCATGAAGAACGAGGCTTCCTTGTGGGTGATGCCCATGGCAACGAAGACCACAGCAAATTCCTCGCCCTCGCCCCGGACTTTTGCCTGCCTTGCAATCTGGGCCGCAAGCTTGCTGGCCGGCAGGCCCGAGCCGGAGAAGATCGGCAGCTTCTGCCCCCTCACGAGCGTGTTGAGACCGTCGATTGCCGACATGCCGGTCTGGATGAAATCCGCAGGCTTGTCCCGGGCCGACGGGTTGATGGGCGAGCCGGCAATGTCGAGCACTGCCTCGGGGATGATATCGGGGCCGCCGTCGCGGGGCTTCCCGACACCGGTAAAGATCCGGCCCAGCATATCCTTCGAGACATTAATCCGGGCCGGCTCTCCGATGAACCGGGCGGTGGTCCCGACCAGGTCGATTCCCCGGGTCCCCTCGAAGACCTGCACGACCGCATGCTCTTCCGAGATGTCGAGCACCTGGCCGGTCCGCTCTTCGCCGTCTTTGAGGGTGATCTTCACGATCTCCCCGTACGATGCCCCGAGGACACCGGTCACGAATATGAGCGGGCCGGAGACATACTCGATCGTCCGGTACTCTTTTGTCAGGAGCGATGTCTCTTTCATTTCTCCACCTCCAGTCGGGAGATCGCGGAGCTGACCTCATCGATGATCTTCCGGACCTCCTCCGTCTCACCGGCCTCCTTCATCCTGCCTATGGTTGCCCTGAGCGGAAGGGCCTGGATCTGCCGCAGGCTGATGCCCCGGTTCATGGCAAGGCTGGCCTGCTCGTAGAAGGTCATGATCACCTTGAGCATCAGATACTGCTTCTCGACAGGGCAGAACGAGTCGGTGTCGCTGTACGCGCTCTGCTGGAGGAAGTCCTCGCGGATCATCCGGGTCACTTCGAGGATCGCCTTCTCGCTGTCGGGCAGGGCATCCGGGCCAACGAGCTGGACTATCTCCTGCAGCTCCACCTCTTTCTGGAGCAGGTACATCGCCTTCTCCCGCAGCTCCCGCCAGTCGCGGGCGATCGTCTTGCTGTACCATTCCGCGATGCTGTCGAGGTAGAGCGAGTAGCTCTTGATCCAGTTCACCGAGGGGAAGTGCCTGCGGTAGGCAAGGTTCGTGTCAAGGGCCCAGAACGTCCCGACCACCCGGAGCGTGTTCTGGGTGATCGGCTCCGAGAAGTCCCCGCCGGGTGGCGAGACCGCCCCGACAACGGTGATCGAGCCGTTCCGCTCCCCGGTGCC from uncultured Methanoregula sp. harbors:
- a CDS encoding V-type ATP synthase subunit B — protein: MKETSLLTKEYRTIEYVSGPLIFVTGVLGASYGEIVKITLKDGEERTGQVLDISEEHAVVQVFEGTRGIDLVGTTARFIGEPARINVSKDMLGRIFTGVGKPRDGGPDIIPEAVLDIAGSPINPSARDKPADFIQTGMSAIDGLNTLVRGQKLPIFSGSGLPASKLAAQIARQAKVRGEGEEFAVVFVAMGITHKEASFFMQDFERTGALDRVVFFMNLADDPTVERLAAPRCGLTVAEFLAFEHDLHVLVILTDMINYCEALREISTAREEVPGRRGYPGYMYTDLASIYERAGRLKGKHGSITQIPILTMPDDDITHPVPDLTGYITEGQIVLSRDIFRRGGDPPVDALPCLSRLMNLGIGPGKTREDHRGVADQLYASYAYGRDLRRLVAIVGEEALTDLDRKYLKFADGFERQFITQGNEDRPIEKTLSIAWDLFSTLPEDELKRIKREYIRKYHPSAQETPGTPEET